The following are from one region of the Corylus avellana chromosome ca1, CavTom2PMs-1.0 genome:
- the LOC132167846 gene encoding uncharacterized protein LOC132167846 produces MMIITWNCRGLGNPRTVRELCCLVKQKKPVLVFLMETKLRKDRMESIRCKLGFLSMFVVDSVGRSGGLTLFWGEEICVIIQNFSQRHINGVIKISERDTPWKFTGFYGHPQVAKREEAWALLQYLAHLAPSPWVCIGDFNEIVESLEKLGGAGRANSQMLAFRRALENCELSDLGFRGPKFTWSNCREEDEFTKERLDKGVANSEWRSLFPEMEVVVEVSICSDHTPLILYLVGIGMHGRGSRSFRYETKWRCDEGFEAILQQAWVPTTNIDNGWNAVSSNLLRCQKFLMRWQKGRNEDTAGKIKNLQRRLRVLQGTEDEDVGGETRIVQKDLSLLLEKSDSQWRQRAKIN; encoded by the coding sequence atgatgATCATTActtggaactgccgagggcttgggaaccctcggacaGTTAGAGAGCTTTGCTGCTTGGTAAAGCAAAAGAAGCCCGTATTGGTTTTCCTAATGGAAACCAAATTACGGAAGGATAGAATGGAGAGTATTCGATGTAAACTCGGTTTCTTGAGTATGTTTGTGGTTGATAGTGTGGGGAGAAGTGGAGGTTTAACCCTCTTTTGGGGAGAGGAAATATGTGTTATAATCCAAAATTTTAGTCAACGTCATATCAATGGCGTCATTAAAATTTCGGAGAGGGACACGCCATGGAAATTCACAGGTTTTTATGGCCATCCCCAAGTGGCTAAAAGAGAAGAAGCATGGGCTTTACTCCAATATCTTGCCCATTTGGCCCCTAGTCCATGGGTTTGCATCGGTGACTTCAACGAAATTGTGGAAAGCTTGGAAAAATTGGGTGGGGCAGGACGTGCAAATAGCCAAATGCTAGCCTTCCGCCGAGCCCTAGAAAATTGTGAACTTTCGGACCTTGGGTTCCGAGGCCCGAAGTTTACTTGGAGCAATTGTAGAGAAGAGGATGAATTTACTAAGGAACGTTTAGACAAGGGTGTGGCAAATTCTGAATGGAGAAGTTTGTTTCCGGAAATGGAGGTGGTAGTAGAAGTCTCCATTTGCTCTGACCATACTCCTTTAATTCTTTATCTAGTGGGAATTGGCATGCATGGGAGGGGGAGCCGAAGCTTCCGATATGAGACAAAATGGAGGTGTGATGAGGGCTTTGAAGCGATTTTACAGCAAGCTTGGGTTCCCACAACTAACATAGATAATGGGTGGAATGCTGTTAGTTCAAACTTATTACGATGCCAAAAATTTCTCATGCGCTGGCAGAAGGGAAGAAATGAAGATACTgcagggaaaataaaaaatttacaaagaagGCTACGTGTACTACAGGGGACCGAGGATGAGGACGTGGGGGGAGAGACCAGAATTGTCCAAAAGGATCTGAGTTTATTGCTGGAAAAATCAGATTCTCAGTGGCGGCAGAGAGCAAAAATAAACTAG